The following coding sequences are from one Wenzhouxiangella sp. AB-CW3 window:
- a CDS encoding Na/Pi symporter codes for MSQPQRQASPALTRNFKSPEVPAWLRGVYAGLCLYLFLAALNVIGSGLGLFGQESDFLLRAFAYGENPFIALLGAVVVTAIVQSSSFTTALIVTLVATGEMTLGTAVFAIMGANIGTSVTAVLVALANIRIRSNFRKSFTAALLHDLFNLMTVAVLFPLEWITGALNETGRGVLTRSAAWMADLIGLEEVARPSSPVRVITAPIVDSFNWVAALVTPTDMVQGLVMAMMGLVLMFIALVFMVKNLRGALLRHMDGLFRSYFFRTDVRAYGIGAVSTVMVQSSTITTSLMVPLAGAGAVRMRRLLPFMMGSNLGTTFTSVLAATANPVAAAMTVALVHVLFNLVGTAIWYPLRFIPYRIASWYGALAGRSPRYAFAFLFLIFLVIPIIGIAVTELIVA; via the coding sequence ATGAGCCAACCCCAGCGCCAAGCCTCGCCCGCGCTGACACGCAATTTCAAGTCACCGGAGGTGCCCGCCTGGCTGCGGGGAGTCTATGCCGGTCTGTGTCTGTACCTGTTCCTGGCCGCGCTCAATGTCATCGGTAGCGGGCTGGGGCTGTTCGGGCAGGAAAGCGATTTCCTGCTGCGCGCCTTTGCCTACGGCGAGAATCCCTTTATCGCGCTACTGGGCGCGGTCGTCGTCACTGCGATTGTCCAGAGCTCGTCGTTCACCACCGCGCTGATCGTCACGCTGGTGGCCACCGGCGAGATGACCCTGGGTACGGCGGTCTTTGCCATCATGGGCGCGAATATCGGCACCTCGGTCACCGCCGTGCTGGTGGCGCTGGCCAATATCCGGATTCGCAGCAATTTCCGCAAATCCTTTACGGCCGCTCTGCTGCACGACCTGTTCAACCTGATGACGGTGGCGGTGCTGTTTCCATTGGAGTGGATCACCGGCGCGCTGAACGAGACCGGACGCGGCGTGCTCACGCGCAGCGCGGCCTGGATGGCCGATCTGATCGGGCTCGAAGAGGTGGCCCGGCCGAGCAGTCCGGTCCGGGTGATCACCGCGCCGATTGTCGACTCGTTCAACTGGGTGGCGGCGCTGGTCACCCCCACCGACATGGTTCAGGGCCTGGTGATGGCGATGATGGGCCTGGTGCTGATGTTCATTGCCCTGGTCTTCATGGTCAAGAATCTGCGCGGGGCCCTGCTGCGTCACATGGACGGGCTGTTTCGCAGCTATTTCTTCCGCACCGACGTGCGTGCCTACGGCATCGGTGCAGTCTCGACGGTCATGGTGCAGTCGAGCACCATCACCACCAGCCTGATGGTGCCGCTGGCCGGCGCCGGGGCGGTGCGCATGCGGCGGCTGCTGCCGTTCATGATGGGTTCCAACCTGGGCACGACATTCACCAGCGTGCTGGCAGCTACGGCCAACCCGGTCGCCGCGGCCATGACCGTGGCGCTGGTGCATGTGCTGTTCAACCTGGTCGGCACGGCCATCTGGTATCCGTTGCGCTTCATTCCGTACCGAATTGCGAGCTGGTATGGCGCGCTGGCGGGTCGTTCGCCGCGCTACGCTTTTGCCTTCCTGTTTCTGATATTCCTGGTGATTCCGATTATCGGAATTGCCGTGACCGAATTGATTGTCGCCTGA
- a CDS encoding PhoU domain-containing protein yields the protein MFKKIYQTLSSKTAVDKAFTQLGEMLDHSLWMFERANDVLHSRIPADEVHDVIYQRDKKINELQRSIRRKVLRYLTVNPGYDVAPCLALVSVAKDAERIGDYCKNVYEVGRAYTQGFHIDRYHEPLNEIAEQTVDMFRMVSEACQKGDDALAEQAMGRSRIIRRRCDRIIDELFADQQPMEIHEAVAYSLLARHYKRVAGHLANISTAIAGDLDDMDFDPRRDDED from the coding sequence ATGTTCAAGAAGATTTACCAGACACTGTCATCGAAGACCGCTGTTGACAAAGCATTTACCCAGCTGGGCGAAATGCTCGACCACAGCCTGTGGATGTTCGAGCGCGCTAATGATGTGTTGCACAGCCGGATTCCGGCCGATGAGGTGCATGACGTCATCTACCAGCGCGACAAAAAGATCAACGAGTTGCAGCGCTCCATCCGGCGCAAGGTATTGCGCTACCTCACGGTCAACCCCGGCTACGATGTCGCACCCTGCCTGGCCCTGGTCAGCGTGGCCAAGGATGCCGAACGCATCGGCGATTACTGCAAGAACGTCTACGAGGTCGGGCGCGCCTATACCCAGGGCTTTCACATCGACCGCTACCACGAGCCGCTCAACGAGATCGCCGAGCAGACCGTCGACATGTTCAGGATGGTCTCCGAGGCCTGCCAGAAGGGCGATGACGCCCTGGCTGAGCAGGCGATGGGCCGCTCGCGCATCATTCGGCGACGCTGCGATCGCATCATCGACGAGCTGTTCGCCGACCAGCAACCGATGGAAATCCACGAAGCCGTGGCCTACTCCCTGCTGGCGCGCCACTACAAGCGCGTGGCCGGCCACCTGGCCAACATCAGCACGGCCATCGCCGGCGACCTCGACGACATGGACTTCGATCCCCGCCGCGACGACGAGGACTGA
- a CDS encoding Uma2 family endonuclease codes for MASPPRSGLSGEEFLAWEAEQEGKHEFMAGEVFAMVGASTRHVTITGNIFAALRSHLRGGPCLAYVADMKLRVEKADAWFYPDVMVSCDPDDQARELDKGSPVLIVEVLSASTEAFDRGAKFAAYRTLDSLREYLLVDPDSGRVELYRRDCDNHWVLYSHEGDQAVDLNSVDLQLTRDSIFEDAEPG; via the coding sequence ATGGCGAGTCCACCGCGTTCAGGTCTGAGCGGCGAGGAATTCCTGGCCTGGGAAGCCGAACAGGAAGGAAAGCACGAGTTCATGGCCGGCGAAGTCTTTGCCATGGTCGGAGCCAGCACACGCCACGTAACCATCACCGGCAATATTTTTGCCGCGCTTCGGTCCCATTTGCGCGGTGGCCCTTGCCTTGCCTATGTCGCGGACATGAAACTAAGGGTGGAAAAAGCCGATGCCTGGTTCTATCCCGATGTCATGGTGTCCTGCGACCCCGATGATCAGGCCCGGGAACTCGACAAGGGATCGCCCGTGCTGATCGTGGAAGTGCTCTCTGCGAGCACCGAGGCCTTCGACCGTGGCGCCAAGTTCGCCGCCTACCGCACCCTGGATTCTCTGCGGGAATACCTGCTCGTTGACCCGGACAGTGGTCGGGTCGAACTCTACCGCCGCGATTGCGACAATCACTGGGTGCTGTATAGCCACGAAGGAGATCAAGCGGTTGATCTCAACAGTGTGGACCTGCAACTGACTCGCGATTCCATATTCGAAGATGCCGAGCCAGGCTGA
- a CDS encoding DUF3375 domain-containing protein, which produces MDFDTLDNLRDSHGGWRLLLADHAPMIVSFFHRCFIEPNVRAMAEGELVSRLEDHLAGIREVHGEDAYPRAALAYLKDWSDDRRAWLRRYYTADSDEAHYDLTPAAEGAIRWLAGLEQPRFVGAESRLMTVFDLLQQIVQGTETDPAARIAELEARRDAIDEEIERIREGELSLMDDTRLKERFLQMADTARALLADFRQVEHNFRQLDRQVRERITWFEGGKGEVLEEVFGEHDAIADSDQGRSFRAFWDFLMSPARQEELSGLLEKIFELEAVIDLKPDRRIKRVHYDWLEAGEVTQRTVARLSEQLRRFLDDQAWLENRRIMELIRNLERKAVAVREHPPRQSGMSLDMPVPDLNLVMDRPLFSPPLRPEIHDEVTLADDGLIDTDALFDQTHVDRQALEAGIRRALQDRDQISLAELLEVQPLEQGLAELVTYLAIAAEDGAGLIDDAKIQTVTWQQADGRQRQARVPLVVFSR; this is translated from the coding sequence GTGGACTTCGATACCCTCGACAACCTGCGCGATTCCCATGGCGGCTGGCGGCTGTTGCTGGCCGATCATGCACCGATGATCGTCAGCTTCTTTCATCGCTGCTTCATCGAGCCGAACGTGCGCGCCATGGCCGAGGGCGAGCTGGTCAGCCGGCTGGAAGACCACCTGGCCGGCATCCGCGAGGTGCATGGCGAGGACGCCTATCCACGCGCGGCTCTGGCCTATCTCAAGGACTGGTCGGATGACCGGCGCGCCTGGCTGCGGCGCTACTACACCGCCGACAGCGACGAGGCCCATTACGATCTGACCCCGGCGGCCGAAGGCGCGATCCGCTGGCTGGCCGGGCTGGAACAGCCGCGCTTTGTCGGCGCCGAGTCGCGCCTGATGACGGTGTTCGACCTGCTCCAGCAGATCGTGCAAGGCACCGAAACCGATCCGGCCGCGCGCATCGCCGAGCTGGAAGCGCGCCGCGATGCCATCGACGAGGAAATCGAGCGCATTCGCGAGGGCGAGCTGTCGTTGATGGACGACACCCGGCTCAAGGAGCGTTTCCTGCAGATGGCCGACACCGCCCGCGCGCTGCTGGCCGACTTCCGCCAGGTCGAGCACAACTTCCGCCAACTCGACCGACAGGTGCGCGAGCGCATCACCTGGTTCGAGGGCGGCAAGGGCGAGGTGCTCGAAGAAGTCTTCGGCGAGCACGACGCCATTGCCGATTCCGATCAGGGCCGCAGTTTTCGCGCCTTCTGGGATTTCCTGATGTCGCCGGCCCGGCAGGAAGAACTCAGCGGCCTGCTGGAGAAGATCTTCGAGCTCGAAGCGGTCATCGACTTGAAGCCCGACCGCCGTATCAAGCGCGTGCACTACGACTGGCTGGAAGCCGGCGAGGTAACCCAGCGCACCGTCGCCCGGCTGTCCGAGCAGTTGCGGCGCTTTCTCGACGATCAGGCCTGGCTGGAAAACCGCCGCATCATGGAGCTGATCCGCAACCTGGAGCGCAAGGCCGTGGCCGTGCGCGAGCATCCGCCGCGGCAATCGGGCATGTCGCTGGACATGCCCGTGCCCGACTTGAACCTGGTCATGGACCGGCCGCTGTTCAGCCCGCCGCTGCGCCCCGAGATTCACGATGAGGTCACGCTGGCCGACGACGGGCTCATCGACACGGATGCCCTGTTCGACCAGACCCATGTCGACCGCCAGGCACTGGAGGCTGGCATTCGACGCGCACTGCAGGATCGTGACCAGATCAGCCTGGCCGAATTGCTGGAAGTCCAGCCACTGGAGCAGGGACTAGCCGAACTGGTGACCTATCTCGCCATTGCCGCCGAGGATGGCGCCGGGCTGATCGACGATGCGAAGATCCAGACGGTGACCTGGCAGCAGGCCGATGGTCGTCAGCGTCAGGCGCGGGTGCCTCTGGTAGTATTCTCGCGATGA
- a CDS encoding DUF4194 domain-containing protein, whose amino-acid sequence MTEPAVDSRLSLPLIALFKGVVYADLNHQNWQQLLDHQGAIADYVAVLGLELIVDESEGYAFLRQRPADDDDNELPRLMARRQLSYPVSLLLALLRKKLAEHDAGGGDIRLVMSREEIADLVRLFLPDSANEAKLIDRVGMDINKAVEMGFLRKLRGQDDQFEVRRILKAYVDAQWLAEFDRRLGEYSEHAAQE is encoded by the coding sequence ATGACCGAGCCCGCTGTTGATTCCCGCCTTTCGCTGCCGCTGATCGCCCTGTTCAAGGGCGTGGTCTATGCCGACCTGAATCATCAGAACTGGCAGCAACTGCTCGATCACCAGGGCGCGATTGCCGACTACGTGGCTGTGCTGGGCCTGGAGCTGATCGTCGACGAATCCGAGGGCTATGCCTTCCTGCGCCAGCGCCCGGCCGATGACGATGACAACGAACTGCCGCGCCTGATGGCCCGCCGGCAGTTGAGCTACCCGGTCAGCCTGCTGCTGGCGCTTTTGCGCAAGAAACTGGCCGAGCACGATGCCGGCGGCGGCGATATCCGCCTGGTCATGTCGCGCGAGGAGATTGCCGACCTGGTGCGCCTGTTCCTGCCCGATTCGGCCAACGAGGCGAAACTGATCGACCGGGTCGGCATGGACATCAACAAGGCCGTGGAAATGGGGTTCCTTCGCAAGCTCAGGGGCCAGGACGACCAGTTCGAGGTTCGCCGCATTCTCAAGGCCTATGTCGATGCCCAGTGGCTGGCCGAGTTCGACCGGCGCCTGGGCGAATACTCCGAGCACGCGGCGCAGGAGTAA
- a CDS encoding ATP-binding protein codes for MEGLALDFAPDDARAGYRLHRVELLNWGTFDRHVWRLNPDGANCLVTGDIGSGKSTLVDAITTLLVPAQRITYNKAAGAEARERSLRSYVLGHYKSERGETGLSARPVALRDHNSYSVILGHFYNEGFDRHVTLAQVFWISDSRGQPERFYIAADRPLTVEEHFAGFGNDLKDLRKRLRALDHVELHTAFPAYGASLRRKLGIASDQALELFNQTVSMKSVGNLTEFVREHMLQAADTSQRIDELIRHFDDLNRAHEAVLKAREQIEALSPLVSDADDHAERGRQVSELRGCREALTPWFAHLKIELLDKRLADLDGESARLGERVDGLKRTRGDQRRQRDDLRQAIADNGGDRLEQVRAEIERRQAEKAERRRQAERYRELAAAVDLHDARDADIFRDNRASLEKLREQTESRQAELQNERTDQFVSMKALRGEHEEIDAELTSLKARRSNLPAAMLALREKLCEALNLAAEDLPFAGELIQVRDEERDWEGAIERLLHNFALSLLVPDEHYRAVADWVDTTRLKGRLVYYRVREVGSASPERARPEALSRKLAIRTDSAQYAWLEHELTRRFDHVCCSDMDRFRRETRAITRAGQIKTGGVRHEKDDRHAIDDRTRFVLGWSNENKIRALAEQRDRLEKRIQAVADRIAGLDGELKALAARLGDISRLDMFEDFQRLNWQEVATRISELEAEERNLRDESDVLKTLRARLDELEQASERTETELEQRQAQLSTAEERARSAREAREEAEQLVGELDEAERERWFDLLAELRESALQDQPINLNGIDARQREFRAWLTARIDAEDKAIRRLNDRIIQAMQQFHHRWPQEAREADVSVDAADEYRRLLDSLEGDDLPRFEKRFKELLNENTIREIAAFQALLHREREQIRERIEIINRSLHEIDYEKGRYIRLMAETAVDADIREFQHKLRACTEGAITGSDDAQYSEQKFLQVRDIIDRFRGREGTAELDRRWTRKVTDVRNWFVFSASERWREDDREHEHYADSGGKSGGQKEKLAYTVLAASLAYQFGLEWGEKRSRSFRFVVIDEAFGRGSDESARYGLRLFGRLNLQLLIVTPLQKIHIIEPFVASVGFVHNPDGMQSMLRNLSIEEYRAEAAARKTS; via the coding sequence GTGGAAGGACTGGCCCTTGATTTCGCGCCCGATGACGCCCGTGCCGGCTACCGCCTGCATCGCGTCGAGCTGCTCAACTGGGGCACTTTCGATCGCCATGTCTGGCGGCTGAATCCCGATGGCGCCAACTGCCTGGTCACTGGCGATATCGGCTCGGGCAAGTCCACCCTGGTCGATGCCATCACCACGTTGCTGGTGCCGGCCCAGCGCATCACCTACAACAAGGCCGCCGGGGCCGAGGCGCGCGAGCGCAGCCTGCGCTCCTACGTGCTCGGCCACTACAAGTCCGAGCGTGGCGAGACCGGGCTGTCGGCCAGGCCGGTCGCGCTGCGCGACCACAACAGCTACTCGGTCATCCTCGGTCATTTCTACAACGAGGGTTTCGACCGCCATGTCACGCTGGCCCAGGTGTTCTGGATCAGCGACAGCCGAGGCCAGCCCGAGCGCTTCTACATCGCCGCCGACCGGCCGTTGACCGTCGAGGAGCACTTTGCCGGTTTCGGCAACGACCTCAAGGACCTGCGCAAGCGCCTGCGCGCGCTCGATCACGTCGAACTGCACACCGCCTTTCCGGCCTATGGCGCCAGCCTGCGGCGCAAGCTTGGCATTGCCAGCGACCAGGCCCTGGAGCTGTTCAACCAGACCGTGTCGATGAAGTCGGTGGGCAACCTGACCGAGTTCGTGCGCGAGCACATGCTGCAGGCCGCCGATACCAGCCAGCGCATCGACGAGCTGATCCGGCATTTCGACGATCTCAACCGGGCCCACGAGGCCGTGCTCAAGGCGCGCGAACAGATCGAGGCGCTTAGCCCGTTGGTCTCCGATGCCGACGACCATGCCGAGCGCGGCCGCCAGGTCAGCGAACTGCGGGGGTGCCGGGAGGCGCTGACACCGTGGTTTGCCCATCTCAAGATCGAACTGCTGGACAAGCGACTGGCCGATCTCGACGGCGAAAGCGCGCGCCTGGGCGAGCGGGTCGATGGCCTCAAGCGCACTCGCGGCGACCAGCGCCGCCAGCGCGACGATTTGCGCCAGGCCATCGCCGACAACGGCGGTGATCGTCTTGAACAGGTCCGCGCCGAGATCGAACGCCGCCAGGCCGAGAAGGCCGAACGCCGCCGCCAGGCCGAACGCTACCGCGAACTGGCCGCCGCCGTCGATCTGCACGATGCCCGCGATGCCGATATCTTTCGTGACAATCGCGCCTCTCTGGAGAAACTTCGCGAGCAGACTGAATCGCGCCAGGCCGAGCTGCAGAACGAGCGCACCGACCAGTTCGTCAGCATGAAGGCGCTGCGCGGCGAACACGAGGAGATCGATGCCGAACTGACCTCGCTGAAAGCACGCCGTTCCAACCTGCCGGCGGCGATGCTGGCGCTGCGCGAGAAACTTTGCGAGGCATTGAACCTGGCAGCCGAAGACCTGCCCTTTGCCGGCGAGCTGATCCAGGTACGAGACGAGGAGCGTGACTGGGAAGGCGCCATCGAGCGCCTGCTGCATAACTTCGCCCTTTCGCTGCTCGTGCCCGATGAGCATTACCGAGCCGTGGCCGACTGGGTCGATACCACCCGCCTGAAGGGCCGGCTGGTCTATTACCGCGTGCGCGAGGTCGGCAGCGCCAGCCCCGAGCGCGCCCGCCCCGAAGCGCTCAGCCGCAAGCTCGCGATTCGTACCGACAGCGCCCAATACGCCTGGCTGGAACATGAACTGACCCGCCGCTTCGACCATGTCTGCTGCAGCGACATGGACCGCTTCCGGCGCGAAACCCGCGCGATCACCCGCGCGGGTCAGATCAAGACTGGCGGCGTGCGCCACGAAAAGGACGACCGCCACGCCATCGACGACCGCACCCGCTTCGTGCTGGGCTGGAGCAACGAGAACAAGATCCGCGCCCTGGCCGAACAGCGCGATCGCCTCGAAAAGCGCATCCAGGCGGTGGCCGATCGCATCGCCGGGCTGGACGGGGAGCTGAAGGCCCTGGCTGCCCGTCTGGGGGATATCAGCCGCCTGGACATGTTCGAAGATTTCCAGCGCCTGAACTGGCAGGAAGTGGCTACCCGCATCAGCGAACTGGAAGCCGAGGAACGCAACCTGCGCGACGAGTCGGATGTGCTCAAGACCCTGCGCGCCCGCCTCGACGAACTCGAGCAGGCCAGTGAGCGGACCGAGACCGAGCTGGAACAACGCCAGGCTCAGCTCTCCACGGCCGAGGAACGCGCCCGCAGCGCACGCGAGGCACGCGAGGAAGCCGAGCAACTGGTCGGTGAACTTGACGAGGCCGAGCGCGAGCGGTGGTTTGACCTGCTGGCCGAACTGCGCGAATCGGCACTTCAAGACCAGCCGATCAACCTCAACGGCATCGATGCCCGCCAGCGTGAGTTCCGCGCCTGGCTGACCGCGCGCATCGATGCCGAGGACAAGGCCATCCGGCGGCTCAACGACCGCATCATCCAGGCCATGCAGCAGTTCCATCACCGCTGGCCGCAGGAAGCGCGCGAGGCGGATGTCAGCGTCGATGCCGCCGACGAGTACCGCCGCCTGCTTGATAGCCTCGAAGGTGACGACCTGCCGCGCTTCGAAAAGCGCTTCAAGGAGCTGCTCAACGAGAACACCATCCGCGAGATCGCCGCCTTTCAGGCATTGCTGCACCGCGAGCGCGAGCAGATCCGCGAGCGCATCGAGATCATCAACCGCTCGCTGCACGAAATCGACTACGAGAAGGGCCGCTACATCCGCCTGATGGCCGAAACCGCGGTGGATGCCGACATTCGCGAGTTCCAGCACAAGCTGCGCGCCTGCACCGAGGGCGCGATCACCGGTTCCGACGACGCCCAGTACTCCGAGCAGAAGTTTCTGCAGGTGCGCGACATCATCGATCGGTTCCGTGGTCGCGAGGGCACGGCCGAGCTCGACCGGCGCTGGACGCGCAAGGTCACCGACGTACGCAACTGGTTCGTATTCTCGGCCTCCGAGCGCTGGCGCGAGGACGACCGCGAACACGAACACTATGCCGATTCCGGCGGCAAGTCCGGCGGGCAGAAGGAAAAACTGGCCTACACCGTGCTCGCCGCCAGCCTGGCCTACCAGTTCGGACTGGAATGGGGCGAGAAGCGCTCACGCTCGTTCCGCTTCGTGGTCATCGACGAGGCCTTCGGTCGCGGTTCCGACGAATCGGCCCGCTACGGCCTCAGGCTGTTCGGCCGGCTCAACCTGCAACTGCTCATCGTCACGCCGCTGCAGAAAATTCACATCATCGAACCCTTCGTGGCCAGCGTCGGCTTCGTCCACAACCCCGACGGCATGCAATCGATGTTGCGCAATCTTTCGATTGAGGAATACCGCGCCGAGGCGGCGGCGCGGAAAACGTCATAG
- a CDS encoding type II toxin-antitoxin system VapC family toxin, translating into MLVLDTNVISELMRPAPDRSVVAWVGEQPGGSLFTTTVTEAELRYGLALLSAGTRRKRLIDAFDRMMAEDFARRVLPFDRDAARAYADIVASRRLSGRPIAQFDAQTAAIACSRDAGVVTRNERDFSNCVIEVINPWSLNPEPCIPTHERSGAGGFNVVRRGCNPDLQPRKPEPGNRNL; encoded by the coding sequence ATGCTGGTTCTCGACACCAACGTCATTTCCGAGCTGATGCGTCCGGCACCTGATCGGTCGGTTGTGGCCTGGGTGGGCGAGCAACCCGGCGGCAGTTTGTTCACGACCACGGTGACCGAGGCCGAACTGCGTTATGGCCTGGCGCTATTGTCGGCGGGAACGCGCCGCAAGCGCTTGATCGATGCCTTCGACCGCATGATGGCCGAGGACTTTGCCCGACGCGTTCTGCCGTTCGACCGCGACGCCGCCCGCGCCTACGCCGATATCGTGGCCAGCCGGCGCCTGTCCGGTCGCCCAATCGCCCAGTTCGATGCCCAGACCGCGGCCATTGCCTGTTCGCGGGATGCCGGCGTAGTCACCCGCAACGAACGCGATTTCTCCAATTGCGTCATCGAAGTGATCAACCCTTGGTCCCTGAACCCTGAACCCTGCATTCCGACACACGAACGATCCGGTGCGGGCGGATTCAACGTTGTCCGTCGGGGATGTAACCCCGACCTACAACCCCGGAAACCGGAACCCGGAAACCGTAACCTGTAA
- a CDS encoding FitA-like ribbon-helix-helix domain-containing protein: MGSITIRRLDDDLKERLRQRAARHGRSMEDEVREVLRTTLAMEAGEPDNLAKRIQARFAPLGGVELDLPERESTREPPEF, from the coding sequence ATGGGCAGCATTACCATTCGGCGGCTTGATGACGACCTGAAAGAGCGTCTGCGCCAGCGAGCGGCCCGTCACGGCCGTTCGATGGAAGACGAGGTGCGTGAAGTTCTGCGCACTACGCTAGCCATGGAGGCCGGCGAGCCGGACAACCTGGCCAAGCGCATCCAGGCGCGATTCGCGCCACTCGGTGGCGTGGAGCTTGACCTGCCTGAACGCGAGTCGACTCGCGAACCTCCCGAGTTCTAG
- a CDS encoding DUF3322 domain-containing protein — MNDCPWTRPKDLLAQLRRQWDSGRLLAERLAGQEPLFPLKLRVKKATSRDLTERFDAVRDWVGELIEHSRDRRGHGYAIEWRTVNHRTRGRNELPKAVIVPSADDALRLIGKTGHARQFDRLAAELLAEFPTLDDWLARRPLEALKRAEDWPRLLAILRYFRNHPRPGVYLRQLDIPGVDTKFIHARRRLVGELLDAVLPFEAVDPSATGVRGFNRRYGLASRPVLVRFRILDPELRLRGLSDLSVPAEEFARLNLPVETVFITENEINGLAFPDHRRAIVVFGLGYGLERLAGIDWLARADCWYWGDIDTHGFAILNRLRHHLPKARSFLMDRATLDAHRELWGKEPVDRRFLGQLSRLDQHEQALYQVLRDDVLSPRLRLEQEHIRFAWLERFLARL; from the coding sequence ATGAATGACTGCCCATGGACGCGGCCAAAGGATCTCCTCGCCCAGCTGCGCAGGCAGTGGGACTCGGGTCGCCTGCTGGCCGAGCGGCTGGCGGGACAGGAGCCGTTGTTTCCGCTGAAGCTGCGAGTGAAGAAGGCCACCTCGCGCGATCTCACCGAGCGCTTCGATGCGGTGCGCGACTGGGTTGGGGAATTGATCGAACACTCGCGCGACAGGCGCGGGCACGGCTATGCCATCGAGTGGCGCACGGTCAACCATCGCACCCGGGGTCGCAACGAACTGCCGAAAGCCGTCATCGTGCCCAGTGCCGACGATGCGTTGCGGCTGATCGGCAAGACCGGCCACGCGCGGCAGTTCGATCGACTGGCCGCCGAGTTGCTGGCCGAATTTCCAACCCTTGACGACTGGCTGGCGCGCCGGCCGCTGGAGGCACTCAAGCGTGCCGAGGATTGGCCGCGCCTGCTGGCCATCCTGCGCTACTTCCGCAACCATCCCCGCCCCGGCGTTTACCTGCGCCAGCTCGATATTCCCGGCGTGGATACCAAGTTCATTCATGCCCGACGCAGACTGGTCGGGGAATTGCTCGACGCGGTCCTGCCTTTCGAGGCGGTGGACCCATCGGCCACTGGCGTGCGCGGTTTCAATCGTCGCTATGGTCTGGCCAGCCGTCCGGTGCTGGTGCGCTTTCGCATTCTTGATCCGGAGCTGAGGCTGCGGGGGCTGAGCGATCTATCCGTCCCGGCCGAGGAATTCGCCCGCCTGAACCTGCCGGTCGAGACGGTCTTCATCACCGAAAACGAGATCAACGGCCTGGCCTTTCCCGACCATCGGCGCGCCATTGTCGTGTTCGGCCTGGGTTATGGACTGGAACGCCTGGCCGGCATCGACTGGCTGGCCCGTGCGGATTGCTGGTACTGGGGCGATATCGACACCCACGGCTTTGCCATTCTCAATCGTCTGCGCCATCACCTGCCCAAGGCACGGTCGTTCCTGATGGACCGGGCCACACTCGATGCCCATCGCGAACTGTGGGGCAAGGAACCCGTTGACCGGCGCTTTCTTGGCCAACTGTCGCGGCTCGATCAACACGAGCAGGCGCTCTATCAAGTCCTGCGCGACGATGTCCTCTCCCCCCGGCTACGCCTGGAACAGGAGCACATCCGCTTTGCCTGGCTGGAGCGCTTTCTGGCACGCCTGTAA